A genome region from Cognatishimia activa includes the following:
- the pobA gene encoding 4-hydroxybenzoate 3-monooxygenase, with the protein MKTQVAIIGGGPSGLLLSQLLYTQGIDSIVLERKTKDYVLGRIRAGVLEQGLVQMMKEAGCADRMKAEGFPHDGTEISYGDEIFRIDFADLTGTPVMVYGQTEVTRDLYEAREKAGGQIEYNVEDVVIHDAKSDAPFVTFTQDGKERRIDCDYIAGCDGFHGVSRKTIPDTVRKEYEKVYPFGWLGVLSETPPVNHELIYANSDRGFALCSMRNENLSRYYIQCPISDDPNSWSDDAFWEELKRRIPSDVAAKLVTGPSIEKSIAPLRSFVCEPMQYGRLFLCGDAAHIVPPTGAKGLNTAASDVYYLYHALTAFYKSGSSDGIEGYSAKALARVWKAERFSWWFSSLMHQYPDQTVFDHKMQIAELEFLRSNRSAQKAMAENYVGLPY; encoded by the coding sequence ATGAAAACCCAGGTCGCGATCATTGGCGGAGGTCCGTCTGGGCTGTTGCTGTCACAGCTTCTGTACACGCAGGGCATCGACAGCATCGTGTTGGAGCGAAAGACCAAAGACTACGTCCTTGGCCGCATCCGCGCGGGGGTGCTGGAACAGGGTCTCGTGCAAATGATGAAAGAGGCCGGATGCGCGGATCGCATGAAGGCCGAGGGATTTCCACATGATGGAACCGAGATCTCTTATGGGGACGAGATTTTCCGCATCGATTTCGCTGACCTCACCGGCACGCCGGTCATGGTCTATGGGCAAACCGAGGTCACCCGCGACCTCTATGAGGCGCGCGAGAAGGCAGGTGGGCAGATCGAATACAATGTCGAAGATGTCGTGATCCATGATGCGAAATCGGACGCGCCCTTTGTGACCTTTACACAGGATGGGAAAGAACGCCGGATCGACTGCGACTATATCGCGGGCTGTGATGGGTTCCACGGCGTGTCGCGCAAAACCATCCCGGATACGGTGCGCAAGGAATATGAAAAGGTTTACCCTTTTGGCTGGCTCGGGGTGCTGTCGGAAACACCTCCGGTGAACCATGAGTTGATTTATGCCAATTCGGACCGCGGTTTCGCGCTCTGTTCGATGCGGAATGAGAACCTCAGCCGCTACTACATCCAATGCCCGATCAGTGATGATCCAAACAGTTGGAGCGATGACGCCTTTTGGGAGGAGCTGAAGCGCCGTATCCCTTCAGATGTGGCGGCCAAACTTGTCACGGGTCCGTCGATTGAAAAATCCATCGCGCCGCTGAGGTCCTTTGTCTGCGAACCGATGCAATACGGGCGGCTGTTCCTTTGCGGAGACGCCGCGCATATCGTGCCACCCACCGGAGCCAAGGGGCTGAATACGGCGGCCTCAGACGTCTATTATTTGTATCACGCTCTGACCGCCTTTTATAAATCCGGCTCGTCAGATGGCATCGAAGGGTATTCTGCCAAAGCCCTCGCACGGGTCTGGAAGGCGGAGCGGTTCAGCTGGTGGTTCTCTTCCCTGATGCATCAATATCCGGACCAGACGGTCTTTGATCACAAGATGCAGATCGCAGAACTGGAATTCCTGCGCAGCAATCGCTCTGCGCAGAAGGCCATGGCCGAAAACTACGTCGGGCTGCCTTATTGA
- a CDS encoding sarcosine oxidase subunit gamma: MTDLTPLTPLGGASPRVDTLGSVTITEVTDRALASVATRKGMDANDGFKALGFAGTPDVCTMAEANGSRAWWMGPDQYLVDAPFDQSGTWAANVKDAMGDTASVTDQSEGFCRFDLAGEGCVDLLQRLCGLDSETMQPGSAQRTQLHHMGCVVIRSEAGWSVLGAHSSAGSLHHALLEVAVGLQ, from the coding sequence GTGACTGATCTCACTCCTCTTACCCCGCTGGGAGGGGCCTCGCCCCGCGTTGACACTCTGGGCTCGGTGACAATCACCGAGGTCACCGATCGCGCGCTTGCCTCTGTCGCAACGCGCAAGGGCATGGACGCGAATGATGGGTTTAAAGCGCTTGGTTTTGCAGGCACGCCTGACGTCTGCACGATGGCCGAGGCCAACGGATCACGCGCTTGGTGGATGGGGCCTGACCAATACCTGGTCGATGCGCCATTTGATCAATCCGGGACTTGGGCGGCAAACGTCAAGGACGCCATGGGCGACACCGCCTCGGTCACCGACCAATCAGAGGGCTTCTGCCGCTTTGATCTGGCGGGTGAGGGCTGCGTCGACCTTTTGCAACGCCTCTGCGGATTGGACAGCGAAACCATGCAACCGGGCAGCGCTCAGCGCACGCAGTTGCATCACATGGGCTGCGTTGTCATTCGCTCTGAGGCGGGATGGTCCGTCCTCGGCGCGCATTCCTCAGCGGGATCCCTGCACCACGCGCTATTGGAAGTCGCGGTCGGGCTTCAATAA
- a CDS encoding FAD-dependent oxidoreductase — MSESAKIPSHARVVIVGGGVMGVGLAYHLAHEGWGADTVLLEKAELTSGSTWHAAGQITHSTSSFSLGKCVDYNIGLYSGGLETEAGQAVTWHGCGSFRLAYTEDEMDWLKHTLSVGRSLGFNIELVGTDRIAELHPFYNLDGVLGALHTPDYGHVDPTNVTMAMAAGARAKGVKIIRRCQATNITKQGHEWVVETNQGTIRCEHVVNAGGTYARQMGEWSGLQLPMTSMTHHYFVTEEVPEFQDLETELPVIRDDRKVSGYIRMEQKKGLIGIYEKENPNSVWHDHCPWDYENWLFDADYDRVMPYLEESLNRMPIFAELGISRDVHGAISHPPDGNPLIGPAPGVENYWCCCGTQIGIGWGPGLTRELARWMVHGAADISMRDYDPRRFGEYATKEWQVIKAKEDYCLRHEIPFPHFNRLAGRPVKPSPMYDRLKEKGAVFEEVFGHERPRWFAPDGTPAEDIYSFKRSPLHDIIADECKAVREAVGIMDISAFTKVEVAGPGAEALLDRLVANKLPQKAGGITLTHMLNKRGRIELETTVVKLEEGRYYLVCAAFFEQRLMDHLRTHQDGEDAEIILRSNDWAALTLNGPKARDVLAACTDADLSNAGFPWLKAREITVAGVMLWAFRMSYAGELGWEFHIPRDGALQVYDALWAAGEAHGIKDYGSFAMNALRMEKGFKGAGELTNEVTLPEADVMRFAKLDKDYLGVEATRASAAQAEAGDMPWVCAYLAIDEDGETDGHGGEAVMLGDRVVGSTASVVYGPTVGKILAFAYIKPEAAAPGTDLTVIVHGAPRAAKVLGEPAYDPASKLPRTDAA; from the coding sequence TCGTCGGCGGCGGCGTCATGGGCGTGGGTCTCGCCTATCACTTGGCGCATGAAGGATGGGGGGCGGATACGGTCCTTTTGGAAAAGGCAGAGCTGACGTCGGGATCGACCTGGCATGCGGCTGGGCAGATCACCCATTCGACGTCTAGTTTCTCGCTGGGCAAATGCGTGGACTACAACATCGGGCTCTATTCCGGTGGATTAGAGACTGAAGCGGGTCAGGCGGTGACATGGCATGGCTGCGGCTCTTTCCGGCTGGCCTATACCGAAGACGAGATGGATTGGCTCAAGCACACGCTGTCAGTTGGCCGCTCTTTGGGTTTCAATATCGAGCTTGTCGGTACGGATCGCATCGCCGAGCTGCATCCTTTCTACAACCTCGACGGCGTGCTTGGCGCGCTCCACACGCCAGATTATGGCCATGTGGATCCGACCAATGTCACCATGGCGATGGCGGCGGGCGCGCGGGCCAAGGGTGTCAAGATCATCCGCCGCTGTCAGGCGACCAACATCACCAAGCAGGGTCACGAATGGGTCGTCGAGACTAACCAAGGCACCATCCGTTGTGAGCATGTGGTAAACGCAGGCGGCACCTATGCGCGGCAGATGGGCGAGTGGTCGGGGCTGCAATTGCCGATGACCTCGATGACCCACCACTATTTCGTCACTGAAGAGGTGCCCGAGTTTCAGGATCTAGAAACGGAATTGCCGGTCATCCGCGACGACCGCAAGGTCTCGGGCTATATCCGGATGGAGCAGAAGAAGGGCCTCATCGGGATTTACGAGAAGGAAAATCCGAATTCCGTCTGGCACGATCACTGCCCTTGGGACTACGAGAACTGGCTGTTTGACGCAGACTATGACCGCGTGATGCCTTACCTCGAAGAAAGCCTCAATCGCATGCCGATCTTTGCCGAACTTGGCATCAGCCGCGATGTGCATGGCGCGATTTCGCATCCACCGGACGGCAACCCTCTGATCGGTCCTGCGCCGGGTGTCGAGAACTACTGGTGTTGTTGTGGCACTCAGATCGGCATCGGCTGGGGCCCGGGTCTCACACGGGAACTGGCGCGCTGGATGGTGCACGGGGCGGCGGATATTTCCATGCGCGACTATGATCCGCGTCGCTTTGGGGAATATGCCACCAAGGAATGGCAGGTCATCAAAGCCAAAGAGGATTATTGCCTGCGCCACGAAATCCCGTTCCCGCATTTCAATCGCCTCGCAGGGCGGCCGGTCAAACCCTCGCCGATGTATGATCGGCTCAAGGAAAAGGGCGCGGTCTTTGAGGAGGTCTTTGGACACGAACGCCCCCGCTGGTTCGCGCCCGATGGCACGCCTGCCGAAGATATCTATTCGTTCAAACGATCTCCTCTGCACGACATCATCGCCGATGAATGCAAAGCCGTGCGTGAGGCGGTCGGGATCATGGATATCTCGGCCTTTACCAAGGTCGAGGTCGCGGGGCCGGGGGCAGAGGCCCTGCTCGACCGTCTGGTCGCCAACAAGTTGCCGCAGAAAGCGGGGGGTATCACACTCACCCATATGCTGAACAAACGCGGCCGGATCGAGTTGGAAACCACCGTCGTTAAGCTGGAAGAGGGTCGATATTACCTCGTTTGCGCGGCCTTCTTTGAACAGCGCTTGATGGATCATCTGCGGACCCATCAGGATGGCGAGGATGCCGAGATCATCCTGCGGTCCAATGACTGGGCGGCGCTTACACTGAACGGCCCCAAGGCGCGCGATGTGCTGGCGGCCTGCACTGATGCGGATCTCAGCAATGCGGGCTTCCCATGGCTTAAGGCGCGGGAAATCACGGTGGCGGGCGTGATGCTCTGGGCGTTCCGCATGTCTTATGCCGGCGAGCTTGGTTGGGAATTCCACATCCCGCGCGACGGTGCGCTTCAGGTCTATGACGCGCTTTGGGCCGCTGGTGAGGCCCATGGCATCAAGGACTATGGCAGCTTTGCCATGAATGCTCTGCGCATGGAGAAAGGCTTTAAGGGTGCGGGTGAATTGACCAACGAAGTGACCCTGCCAGAAGCAGACGTCATGCGGTTTGCCAAGCTCGATAAGGATTACTTGGGTGTCGAAGCGACCCGCGCCAGCGCCGCGCAGGCCGAGGCGGGAGATATGCCTTGGGTCTGTGCCTATCTTGCCATCGACGAAGATGGAGAAACCGACGGCCATGGCGGCGAAGCCGTGATGCTGGGTGATCGAGTGGTCGGCTCGACGGCGTCGGTGGTCTATGGGCCAACGGTCGGCAAGATCCTGGCCTTTGCCTATATCAAACCAGAGGCCGCAGCACCTGGCACAGACTTGACGGTGATCGTGCATGGCGCACCACGTGCCGCCAAAGTCTTGGGAGAACCAGCCTATGATCCGGCCAGCAAATTGCCAAGGACGGATGCGGCATGA
- a CDS encoding SDR family NAD(P)-dependent oxidoreductase, whose amino-acid sequence MTKLAKTYWIIGASEGLGRSLAEKLSAEGCALVLSARSESRLRDIDVEDAQILPMDLTDQTSVDAALSALPDIDGVIYCAGAYDPMTAQDWDRDKGLFMMDVNVLGAMRVLPDIVSRFVAKDEGHIVLIGSLAAYHGLPGAVGYSTSKAALMHLAENLYLDLKSTKVRVQVTNPGFIETRLTQKNSFQMTQLMMPDVAADHVIRNMKRRKFRTAFPYPFAGVFRLLRLLPDSWVRRFF is encoded by the coding sequence ATGACCAAGCTTGCAAAAACCTATTGGATTATCGGTGCCTCAGAAGGGTTGGGCCGCAGCCTTGCGGAAAAGCTGTCTGCTGAGGGCTGCGCCTTGGTTTTGTCGGCGCGCTCGGAAAGTCGCTTGCGGGATATCGACGTTGAGGATGCCCAGATCCTTCCGATGGACCTCACCGATCAGACCTCGGTCGACGCGGCGCTTTCGGCGCTGCCAGACATCGATGGCGTGATCTACTGCGCTGGTGCCTATGACCCGATGACAGCGCAAGATTGGGACCGCGATAAGGGTCTCTTTATGATGGATGTCAACGTGCTTGGCGCGATGCGTGTGTTACCTGACATCGTGTCCCGCTTTGTTGCCAAGGATGAGGGCCACATCGTCCTGATCGGTTCTCTTGCCGCCTACCACGGCTTGCCCGGAGCGGTCGGATATAGCACCAGCAAAGCTGCTCTGATGCATCTGGCCGAGAACCTTTACCTCGATCTGAAATCCACGAAGGTGCGGGTACAAGTCACCAATCCGGGCTTTATCGAGACCCGCCTCACGCAGAAAAACAGCTTTCAGATGACGCAACTGATGATGCCAGACGTCGCCGCCGATCATGTAATCCGCAACATGAAACGCCGCAAATTCCGCACGGCCTTTCCCTATCCATTCGCAGGCGTCTTTCGCCTGTTGCGCCTCTTACCTGACAGCTGGGTGCGCCGGTTCTTCTAA
- a CDS encoding mandelate racemase/muconate lactonizing enzyme family protein — translation MSGSGHKIRRISLWHVPLTSHEAYYMAEGKTCDTVETVVLAVETDTGLIGWGEVCPIPHYLPAYARGVASAITELAPVLIGADPVGPEAVIANADAYLQDHRYAKSALDIALWDITGQVAGLPAYALLGGRRAADMPLYHSITCIAPDEMARIAREAYATGIRQFQVKLGASGDWTTDVERLTKVREAVGEGPLVYGDWNCGATSLDATRVGRAVARMDIMLEQPCPTIADCARVREATGLPMKLDENAHDIPSMLEAHERGCMDAVALKLSKYGGLSATRRARDMCLYLGAKMCVEDTWGSDITTAALLHLAASTDPSRVLNTCDLSSYVSPRLAPTAPERANGRIAPPEGAGLGINVDAQALGAADLTVE, via the coding sequence ATGAGCGGCTCGGGACATAAAATCAGGCGGATTAGTCTCTGGCATGTGCCGCTGACCAGCCATGAGGCCTATTACATGGCCGAGGGCAAAACCTGTGACACGGTCGAGACAGTCGTTCTGGCGGTTGAGACCGACACCGGCCTCATTGGCTGGGGCGAAGTATGCCCGATCCCGCATTATCTGCCCGCCTATGCGCGGGGTGTCGCCTCTGCCATCACAGAGCTCGCGCCGGTCCTCATTGGCGCGGATCCGGTTGGGCCTGAGGCCGTCATCGCCAATGCGGACGCCTATCTGCAAGACCACCGCTATGCGAAATCGGCGTTGGATATCGCCCTGTGGGACATCACGGGTCAGGTCGCAGGGCTTCCGGCCTACGCGTTGCTTGGCGGGCGCAGGGCTGCGGATATGCCGCTCTATCATTCGATCACCTGCATCGCGCCGGACGAAATGGCGCGGATTGCACGTGAGGCCTACGCGACCGGTATCCGGCAGTTCCAAGTGAAGCTCGGCGCATCAGGCGATTGGACCACCGACGTCGAGCGTCTGACCAAAGTGCGCGAGGCTGTCGGCGAGGGGCCGCTGGTCTATGGCGATTGGAACTGCGGAGCGACCTCTTTGGACGCAACGCGGGTCGGGCGTGCGGTGGCGCGTATGGATATCATGCTCGAACAGCCCTGCCCGACAATAGCAGATTGCGCGCGGGTGCGTGAGGCCACTGGCCTGCCGATGAAGCTGGACGAAAACGCCCATGACATCCCCTCGATGCTCGAGGCGCATGAGCGTGGGTGTATGGATGCCGTCGCCCTGAAGCTTTCAAAATACGGAGGCCTCTCTGCCACCCGTCGCGCGCGCGATATGTGTCTCTATCTCGGCGCAAAGATGTGTGTTGAGGACACCTGGGGCAGTGACATCACGACGGCGGCGCTCTTGCATCTGGCGGCCTCGACCGATCCGTCTCGGGTGCTGAACACCTGCGATCTGTCGTCTTATGTGTCACCCCGCCTCGCGCCAACAGCGCCGGAACGCGCGAATGGCCGTATTGCCCCGCCTGAAGGCGCAGGCCTTGGGATCAACGTGGACGCACAGGCGCTGGGCGCTGCTGATCTGACTGTGGAGTAA
- a CDS encoding aspartate aminotransferase family protein, producing MQKLTTQAEWAARAKAVLPAGGFGNFDPSMFIKEGRGSRVWDEDGNEYVDYLIGSGPMLLGHGHPEVLEAVLEQLPKGQTFFANNALGVELAEDIVNAMPCGEQLRYVSSGGEADMYAMRLARAFTGRDKIVKFEGGYHGMSAEAQMSLAPVKQVNFPQAIPDSAGIPQSVADEMLIAPFNDPDYIRSLLAEYEGQVAGIIVEPLQRIIPPEPGFLQLLREEADKYGIVLIFDEVVTGFRFAYGGAQELYGVTPDLCTLGKVIGGGFPLAAIIGRTDIMAHFDKAVVGADGWLMQLGTLSGNPVATIAGIKSLEILRREGQYEKLRGFGHKVQDMIRKALDPVGIGYRIVGDPTLFEIVFTDAKPRTYRDVLGGDAAAGKVWNDTLRAHGIFKSPGKTYPSLALTDADMEMTSDAISQAGKAVAQLG from the coding sequence ATGCAGAAATTAACTACCCAAGCGGAATGGGCCGCGCGTGCGAAAGCGGTTTTGCCCGCTGGCGGCTTCGGAAATTTCGACCCGTCTATGTTCATCAAAGAGGGCCGCGGATCGCGGGTCTGGGATGAGGATGGCAATGAATATGTCGACTATCTGATCGGCTCTGGCCCGATGCTTTTGGGCCATGGTCACCCCGAAGTTCTGGAGGCTGTTCTAGAGCAGCTCCCGAAGGGTCAGACCTTTTTTGCGAACAACGCACTGGGCGTGGAACTGGCGGAGGATATCGTCAACGCGATGCCGTGTGGCGAACAGTTGCGCTATGTGTCCTCGGGCGGAGAGGCGGATATGTACGCCATGCGCCTCGCGCGGGCGTTCACCGGGCGCGACAAGATCGTAAAGTTCGAAGGCGGCTATCACGGTATGAGTGCTGAGGCACAGATGAGCCTTGCCCCCGTGAAGCAGGTGAACTTTCCGCAAGCGATTCCTGACAGCGCGGGCATTCCTCAGAGTGTCGCAGACGAAATGCTGATCGCACCGTTTAATGATCCTGACTACATTCGCTCTCTTCTGGCTGAATATGAGGGGCAGGTGGCTGGCATCATCGTTGAGCCTCTTCAAAGGATCATTCCGCCGGAACCGGGTTTCCTGCAGCTTTTGCGAGAGGAAGCCGACAAATACGGCATCGTCCTGATCTTTGACGAGGTGGTTACAGGTTTTCGCTTTGCCTATGGCGGCGCGCAGGAACTCTATGGCGTGACGCCGGATCTCTGCACCTTGGGCAAAGTCATTGGCGGAGGCTTTCCGCTGGCGGCCATTATTGGGCGCACAGATATCATGGCGCATTTTGATAAGGCCGTGGTCGGTGCGGATGGCTGGCTCATGCAACTTGGCACGCTTTCGGGAAATCCAGTGGCGACGATTGCGGGGATCAAGAGTCTCGAGATACTGCGACGCGAGGGCCAGTACGAAAAGCTGCGCGGGTTCGGTCATAAGGTACAGGACATGATCCGCAAAGCGCTGGATCCGGTGGGCATCGGATACCGTATCGTCGGCGATCCCACCCTGTTCGAGATCGTGTTCACCGATGCCAAGCCACGCACCTATCGCGATGTGCTTGGGGGTGATGCGGCGGCTGGCAAAGTCTGGAATGACACCTTGCGCGCGCATGGGATCTTTAAGTCCCCTGGCAAGACATATCCGTCCTTGGCCCTCACGGATGCGGACATGGAGATGACCTCTGACGCGATTTCACAGGCGGGGAAAGCGGTCGCGCAACTGGGTTAG
- a CDS encoding MFS transporter, with product MMRAPAIGLFAMGLAAAGLPLYIHLPRYAGVDLGLSLATVGAILLGLRVLDFVQDPVLGWMVDRYPNRKRSFVALAVTGLALGFLCLFSVAPPFDPILWLVLVLALVFTSFSLASILFYGQTRALSEGDAPQEMISVAKWREGGSLLGIILAASLPIWLGYVGFGIALMGLIFFAGLFSRPLWTTSVQVEEKLNFKALIASGGGNLLLLTCVNTLPVAITSTLFVFFVEDRLMLPDAAGPFLIVFFVAAALSIPVWTKAAAHIGPRLTLVAAMSLAIASFGWAATLTGGEATAFAIICIGSGFALGADMLILPALFSSVLARAGLQAGQAFGFWSFANKMTLALAAGLVLPILDRQGFQSATENSAEALASLTLLYALIPCGLKILAILITLTLPKKTFQP from the coding sequence ATGATGCGCGCTCCGGCGATTGGGCTCTTTGCAATGGGGCTGGCTGCGGCTGGCCTGCCTTTGTACATTCATCTGCCGCGCTATGCCGGAGTCGACCTTGGGCTGAGCCTTGCAACCGTCGGAGCCATCTTGCTGGGCCTCCGCGTCTTGGACTTTGTGCAGGATCCGGTTTTGGGATGGATGGTAGACCGCTACCCTAACCGAAAGCGCAGCTTTGTCGCGCTGGCCGTCACCGGCCTCGCCCTCGGGTTTCTGTGCCTGTTTTCTGTCGCGCCACCCTTCGACCCAATCCTTTGGTTGGTCTTGGTGCTGGCTCTGGTTTTCACCAGCTTCAGCCTGGCCTCGATCCTGTTTTACGGCCAGACCCGCGCGCTCAGTGAGGGCGATGCACCTCAGGAGATGATCTCTGTCGCCAAATGGCGCGAAGGGGGGAGCCTGCTTGGCATCATCCTTGCCGCATCCTTGCCGATCTGGCTGGGGTATGTGGGATTTGGCATCGCCCTCATGGGTCTTATTTTTTTCGCGGGACTGTTCAGCAGACCGCTTTGGACGACCTCTGTTCAGGTTGAGGAAAAGCTGAACTTCAAAGCGCTGATTGCGTCTGGCGGAGGCAACCTCCTACTGCTGACCTGCGTAAATACTTTGCCAGTCGCGATCACTTCGACGCTCTTCGTGTTCTTTGTCGAAGACCGCCTCATGCTGCCAGACGCCGCAGGTCCTTTTCTGATCGTCTTTTTCGTCGCAGCCGCCCTATCCATCCCGGTCTGGACCAAAGCCGCAGCCCACATCGGCCCGCGCCTGACCTTGGTCGCCGCCATGAGCCTCGCCATCGCAAGTTTCGGATGGGCCGCGACGCTTACCGGCGGAGAAGCCACCGCATTTGCCATCATCTGCATCGGGTCAGGTTTTGCCCTAGGCGCGGATATGTTGATCTTGCCAGCTTTGTTTTCCTCAGTCCTGGCCCGCGCCGGTTTACAGGCGGGTCAAGCCTTTGGGTTCTGGTCCTTTGCCAATAAAATGACGCTGGCGCTGGCCGCCGGCCTCGTGCTGCCCATTCTGGATCGGCAAGGGTTTCAATCCGCCACCGAAAACTCGGCCGAAGCGCTCGCCAGCCTCACGCTGCTCTATGCGTTGATCCCCTGCGGGTTAAAGATCCTTGCGATTTTGATCACCCTCACCCTGCCAAAAAAGACCTTCCAACCATGA
- a CDS encoding GntR family transcriptional regulator, with protein sequence MPQTLVTADENTTSDQKVVTILRQRIMDGSLKADTKISEVLVSEMLDVSRTPARMALQALESEGLIRKRDGRGYTVLSFNSHELAQAYEVRGVLEGLAAGTLAREGIDVALATDLGQIIEDIDTVLASDQDPAQRVTGFQSLNRDFHQAIMTAADNRFIGHAYQRLAHLPLVSLGSVVFNADKADEEITRLKFANMQHRLILDAILRRDAMRAESLMREHANQIPIYTDLLV encoded by the coding sequence ATGCCTCAAACCCTTGTGACCGCTGATGAAAACACCACATCCGACCAGAAAGTCGTCACGATCCTGCGGCAGCGGATTATGGATGGTTCGCTGAAAGCGGATACAAAAATCAGCGAAGTGTTGGTGTCAGAAATGCTGGACGTCTCGCGCACGCCAGCCCGCATGGCGTTGCAGGCTTTGGAATCCGAAGGGCTCATCCGCAAACGTGACGGACGCGGCTATACGGTCCTGTCCTTTAACTCACACGAGTTGGCGCAGGCCTATGAGGTGCGTGGCGTACTCGAAGGTCTGGCTGCGGGCACTTTGGCCCGTGAAGGCATTGATGTGGCCCTCGCAACAGACCTCGGTCAAATCATTGAGGACATCGACACCGTGCTGGCGAGCGATCAGGATCCCGCCCAGCGCGTCACCGGATTTCAATCGCTGAACCGCGACTTTCATCAGGCCATCATGACGGCCGCCGACAACCGCTTTATTGGCCATGCCTATCAACGGCTGGCGCATCTGCCTTTGGTCAGCCTCGGCTCTGTCGTTTTCAATGCCGACAAAGCTGACGAAGAGATCACGCGCCTCAAGTTCGCCAATATGCAGCATCGTTTGATCTTGGACGCGATCCTCAGACGCGATGCGATGCGGGCGGAAAGCCTGATGCGAGAGCATGCAAATCAGATCCCGATTTACACGGATCTTTTGGTTTAA